One genomic region from Leifsonia poae encodes:
- a CDS encoding SCO4848 family membrane protein, with amino-acid sequence MTVFAAIVLFLNAVFNVVAWPRFFARVSKDPRARDAAGKATAFLAVHATLLAVALLLALASLVAGIVVLV; translated from the coding sequence ATGACTGTCTTCGCCGCGATCGTTCTGTTCCTCAACGCCGTGTTCAACGTGGTGGCCTGGCCGCGCTTCTTCGCGCGCGTCTCGAAGGACCCGCGGGCCCGGGATGCGGCAGGCAAAGCGACGGCCTTCCTAGCTGTGCACGCGACTCTGCTGGCGGTGGCACTTCTCCTGGCGCTCGCTTCGTTGGTGGCCGGGATCGTCGTGCTGGTGTGA
- a CDS encoding HhH-GPD-type base excision DNA repair protein translates to MSSDQHSPDLHITGDEDADALLSADPFALLLGMLLDQQIPMETAFTGPAKLRDRLGGLDAATIASLDPDELVGVMKQTPAVHRFPGSMAGRVQSLSAAIVSEWGGDTRAIWTRGEPDGAEILARLQALPGFGEQKARIFLALLGKQCGLQARGWQEAAGAYGETGSYRSVADIVDPGSLAKVRETKRAVKAAAAAKKNG, encoded by the coding sequence ATGAGCTCAGACCAGCACAGCCCCGACCTGCACATCACGGGAGACGAGGACGCCGACGCGCTCCTCTCGGCCGATCCGTTCGCCCTGCTGCTCGGGATGCTCCTCGATCAGCAGATCCCGATGGAGACCGCCTTCACGGGGCCGGCCAAATTGCGGGACCGCTTGGGCGGCCTCGATGCCGCGACGATCGCCTCCCTCGATCCCGACGAGCTCGTCGGCGTCATGAAGCAGACACCGGCCGTGCACCGGTTTCCTGGGTCGATGGCGGGCCGGGTGCAGTCGCTGAGCGCGGCCATCGTCTCGGAGTGGGGTGGGGACACCCGTGCGATCTGGACGCGCGGCGAGCCCGACGGCGCCGAGATCCTGGCGCGGCTGCAGGCGCTGCCCGGCTTCGGAGAGCAGAAGGCGAGGATCTTCCTGGCCCTGCTCGGCAAGCAGTGCGGGTTGCAGGCGCGCGGGTGGCAGGAGGCGGCCGGAGCGTATGGGGAGACGGGGTCGTACCGGTCGGTGGCCGATATCGTCGATCCGGGATCGCTCGCGAAGGTGCGCGAGACGAAGCGGGCGGTGAAGGCGGCCGCTGCTGCGAAGAAGAACGGCTGA
- a CDS encoding LysR family transcriptional regulator — protein MDTRQLEYFVAVADELNFTRAAQRVFAAQSTVSAGIRSLERELGGALFERDPHRVGLTPLGRQMLDAARDTLEAAERMRALADTTGGLRGQLSVGVFTNLTTIDLPGIMGEFHTRHPLVDLRLGPSPSGSTGLAKDVRLGRIDVAFMGLPGRLPDLLYQRLAVSPFVAVLPDSHPLASRPMVMLADLASERWVDAREGFGNRITLDRALEARGIDRRVSTEVSDLGEIPRFVAARLGVAVMPALTVLPAAGTVTVPVGDGIDWVLSAVARPRPSATAQALLGLLAEHFGEPAVMPAVAGTTPQESAGVPRWKA, from the coding sequence ATGGACACCCGGCAACTCGAGTACTTCGTCGCCGTCGCCGACGAGCTCAACTTCACGCGCGCCGCGCAGCGCGTCTTCGCGGCGCAATCGACGGTCTCCGCCGGCATCCGGTCGCTGGAGCGCGAGCTCGGGGGTGCCCTCTTCGAGCGCGACCCCCACCGGGTCGGCCTCACTCCGCTCGGCCGTCAGATGCTCGACGCCGCCAGGGACACCCTCGAAGCGGCCGAGCGGATGCGGGCGCTCGCCGACACGACCGGCGGTCTTCGCGGCCAGCTGAGCGTCGGCGTCTTCACCAATCTGACCACCATCGACCTGCCCGGGATCATGGGCGAGTTCCACACCCGGCATCCGCTGGTCGACCTGAGATTGGGGCCGTCGCCGAGCGGCTCGACCGGGTTGGCGAAGGATGTGCGCCTGGGCCGGATCGACGTCGCCTTCATGGGGCTGCCGGGGCGGCTGCCCGACCTGCTCTACCAGCGGCTCGCGGTCTCACCCTTCGTCGCCGTGCTGCCGGATTCTCATCCGCTCGCCTCGCGGCCGATGGTGATGCTGGCGGACCTTGCGTCGGAACGGTGGGTGGACGCGCGGGAGGGGTTCGGCAATCGCATCACCCTCGACCGCGCGCTCGAGGCCCGCGGAATCGACCGACGGGTTTCGACGGAGGTGTCCGATCTGGGCGAGATCCCCCGGTTCGTCGCGGCCCGCCTCGGGGTGGCTGTGATGCCGGCCCTCACGGTGCTGCCCGCTGCCGGGACGGTGACCGTTCCGGTCGGCGACGGGATCGACTGGGTGCTGAGCGCCGTCGCACGCCCGAGGCCGAGCGCGACGGCACAGGCACTGCTCGGTCTGCTCGCGGAGCATTTCGGTGAACCGGCCGTGATGCCGGCCGTCGCAGGAACCACCCCACAGGAGAGCGCAGGAGTGCCACGATGGAAGGCATGA
- a CDS encoding MFS transporter translates to MTSTLPTPTIRPSRARLRHGAGFWVVAAAFLAVMAFSTLPTPLYSLYQQRDGFPTWVVTVVFAAYAVGVIASLFLIGHISDWAGRRRMILVAIVLELLAAVLFLLWNDVSGLLVARVISGIGVGALTASATAHLSELRSVARPDESPRLAGTVSTVVNTGGLALGPLIAGALAQFLPSPLVIPYAVFLVVLALAAIAVALVPETVERAEERPPYRPQRISLPAGARSTFSAAAVAAFAGFAVFGLFTSLAPSVLAGTLHESSRLLAGVVPFSVFASSAVSQIVFARVSARAQLLVGLILVVVGLVGLAVGVLTAALAPFILSGILAGAGVGLLFRSAIGVAASLAAPERRGEVLAAIFLVAYIGLALPVLLVGVALIFWPVVPVLVVFVIVVGALSLVAGIRMLGRIAP, encoded by the coding sequence ATGACGAGCACGCTCCCCACCCCCACGATCCGCCCATCTCGAGCCCGGCTGCGCCACGGCGCTGGATTCTGGGTGGTCGCCGCCGCCTTCCTCGCGGTGATGGCGTTCTCCACCCTCCCCACACCGCTGTACTCGCTCTACCAGCAGCGCGACGGGTTCCCGACCTGGGTGGTCACCGTGGTCTTCGCCGCCTACGCGGTCGGAGTGATCGCGAGCCTGTTCCTGATCGGCCACATCAGCGACTGGGCCGGCCGGCGCCGGATGATCCTGGTGGCGATCGTGCTCGAACTCCTCGCGGCCGTCCTGTTCCTCCTCTGGAACGATGTCAGCGGTCTGCTCGTCGCCCGGGTCATCTCCGGCATCGGCGTCGGTGCGCTCACGGCGAGCGCCACAGCGCACCTGAGTGAGCTCCGCTCCGTCGCGCGACCCGACGAAAGCCCGCGCCTGGCGGGAACGGTCTCCACCGTCGTCAACACCGGCGGATTGGCACTCGGCCCGCTCATCGCCGGCGCACTCGCGCAGTTCCTCCCCTCTCCGCTCGTCATCCCTTACGCGGTCTTCCTCGTCGTGCTCGCGCTGGCCGCCATCGCGGTGGCCCTCGTGCCCGAGACGGTCGAGCGGGCGGAGGAGCGGCCACCGTACCGGCCCCAGCGCATCTCGCTCCCGGCCGGCGCACGCAGCACCTTCTCCGCCGCTGCGGTCGCGGCGTTCGCCGGCTTCGCGGTATTCGGCCTGTTCACCTCGCTCGCCCCGAGCGTCCTCGCGGGCACCCTCCACGAATCGTCGCGGCTGCTCGCGGGCGTCGTGCCCTTCTCGGTGTTCGCCTCCTCCGCCGTCTCGCAGATCGTCTTCGCCCGTGTCTCCGCCCGCGCACAACTTCTCGTGGGGCTGATCCTCGTCGTGGTCGGACTCGTCGGACTCGCCGTCGGTGTGCTCACGGCCGCCCTCGCACCGTTCATTCTGAGCGGCATCCTCGCCGGAGCGGGCGTCGGACTCCTGTTCCGCTCCGCGATCGGCGTCGCGGCATCGCTCGCAGCCCCGGAACGCCGTGGCGAGGTGCTCGCGGCCATCTTCCTCGTGGCGTACATCGGCCTCGCGCTCCCGGTGCTCCTGGTGGGGGTCGCGCTGATCTTCTGGCCGGTCGTCCCGGTTCTCGTGGTCTTCGTGATCGTGGTCGGGGCGCTCAGCCTCGTGGCGGGCATCCGGATGCTCGGCCGCATCGCCCCCTGA
- the priA gene encoding bifunctional 1-(5-phosphoribosyl)-5-((5-phosphoribosylamino)methylideneamino)imidazole-4-carboxamide isomerase/phosphoribosylanthranilate isomerase PriA produces the protein MSEFNNTPRLVLLPAVDVADGKAVRLTQGEAGSETNYGDPVAAAADWADQGAEWIHLVDLDAAFGRGNNHALLKKVIKQVRGVNVELSGGIRDDESLESALAIGAKRINLGTAALENPEWAANVIGQYGESIAVGLDVRGTTLAARGWTQDGGDLWQVLARLEDAGCARYVVTDVTKDGTLRGPNLDLLRDVMDRTARPVVASGGISNLDDIAALRELVPLGLEGAIVGKALYAGAFTLPEALDVAGD, from the coding sequence ATGAGTGAATTCAACAACACCCCGCGGCTCGTCCTGCTGCCGGCAGTCGACGTGGCCGACGGCAAGGCCGTGCGGCTGACACAGGGCGAGGCCGGTTCGGAGACGAACTACGGCGACCCGGTGGCGGCGGCGGCGGATTGGGCCGATCAGGGCGCGGAGTGGATCCACCTGGTGGATCTCGATGCCGCGTTCGGGCGCGGGAACAACCACGCTCTGCTGAAGAAGGTCATCAAGCAGGTGCGCGGAGTGAATGTGGAGCTTTCCGGCGGCATCCGGGACGACGAGTCGCTGGAGTCGGCGCTCGCGATCGGCGCCAAGCGCATCAATTTGGGCACGGCGGCGCTGGAGAATCCGGAGTGGGCGGCGAATGTGATCGGCCAGTACGGCGAATCGATCGCGGTGGGCCTCGACGTGCGGGGCACGACCCTCGCCGCGCGCGGCTGGACGCAGGACGGCGGCGACCTCTGGCAGGTGCTCGCCCGTCTCGAGGACGCGGGATGCGCGCGTTACGTCGTGACGGATGTCACGAAAGACGGCACCCTGCGCGGCCCCAACCTCGACCTTCTGCGCGATGTGATGGATCGCACGGCCCGCCCGGTCGTGGCGTCGGGCGGGATCTCGAACCTCGACGACATCGCCGCCCTGCGAGAGCTGGTTCCGCTCGGATTGGAGGGCGCCATCGTGGGCAAGGCGCTGTATGCGGGGGCTTTCACCTTGCCCGAGGCGCTGGATGTCGCCGGAGACTGA
- the hisH gene encoding imidazole glycerol phosphate synthase subunit HisH: MSRPGVVVYDYGSGNVHSAVKALEAAGADVELTGDRVRAREADGLVVPGVGAFSAVIDALRASRGDELIDRRLAGGRPVLGICVGMQVLFDRGVERGVDTEGLGEWPGQVDRLHADVLPHMGWNTVEPAPDSVLFDGIRDERFYFVHSYGAQEWTLDVVPPFPQPQITWAQHGGRFIAAVENGPLSATQFHPEKSGAAGIRLLRNWIGTL; encoded by the coding sequence GTGAGCCGACCCGGTGTCGTCGTCTACGACTACGGGAGCGGCAACGTCCACTCAGCCGTCAAAGCGCTCGAAGCCGCCGGCGCCGACGTCGAACTGACCGGCGATCGCGTGCGCGCCCGCGAGGCCGACGGTCTCGTCGTTCCCGGTGTCGGGGCGTTCAGTGCCGTGATCGACGCGCTTCGGGCCTCGCGGGGTGACGAGCTGATCGACCGCCGGCTCGCCGGCGGGCGCCCCGTGCTCGGCATCTGCGTGGGCATGCAGGTGCTGTTCGACCGCGGCGTTGAGCGAGGCGTGGACACCGAAGGCCTGGGGGAGTGGCCGGGCCAGGTCGACCGTCTGCACGCCGATGTCCTTCCGCACATGGGCTGGAACACCGTCGAACCGGCCCCCGATTCGGTGCTGTTCGACGGTATCCGCGACGAGCGTTTCTACTTCGTGCACTCCTACGGCGCCCAGGAGTGGACGCTCGACGTCGTGCCTCCGTTCCCGCAGCCGCAGATCACCTGGGCGCAGCACGGCGGGCGGTTCATCGCTGCCGTGGAGAACGGCCCGCTCAGTGCGACCCAGTTCCACCCCGAGAAGTCGGGAGCGGCGGGCATCCGGTTGCTCCGCAACTGGATCGGCACGCTCTGA
- the hisB gene encoding imidazoleglycerol-phosphate dehydratase HisB, whose protein sequence is MTKRTATLQRETSESSIELSLDLDGTGESDIETSVPFYDHLLTAFAKHSLTDLRVRATGDTHIDMHHTVEDIGIVLGQAIKQALGDKRGISRYGDALVPLDEALVQAVVDISGRPYLVHSGEPAGFEFHLIGGHFTGSMVRHVFEAISFNAALTTHVTVIGGRDPHHIAEAEFKAFARAFRQAKALDPLISGIPSTKGAL, encoded by the coding sequence ATGACCAAGCGAACGGCCACACTTCAGCGGGAGACCAGCGAGTCGAGCATCGAATTGAGCCTCGATCTCGACGGGACGGGGGAGTCGGACATCGAGACCTCGGTGCCCTTCTACGACCACCTGCTGACGGCTTTCGCGAAACACTCGCTCACCGATCTGAGGGTGCGGGCGACCGGCGACACCCACATCGATATGCACCACACAGTGGAAGACATCGGCATCGTCTTGGGGCAGGCCATCAAGCAGGCTCTCGGCGACAAACGCGGCATCTCCCGCTACGGCGACGCCCTCGTGCCGCTGGACGAGGCTCTCGTGCAGGCTGTTGTCGACATCTCGGGCCGCCCGTACCTCGTGCACAGCGGAGAACCGGCCGGATTCGAGTTCCACCTGATCGGCGGCCACTTCACCGGATCGATGGTGCGGCATGTGTTTGAGGCGATCTCGTTCAACGCAGCCCTCACCACGCACGTCACCGTGATCGGGGGCCGCGACCCGCACCACATCGCGGAGGCGGAGTTCAAGGCGTTCGCGCGGGCGTTCCGTCAGGCGAAGGCGCTCGACCCGCTGATCAGCGGCATCCCGTCGACGAAGGGTGCGCTGTGA
- a CDS encoding histidinol-phosphate transaminase, translated as MTSLSDLPIRDDLRGKTPYGAPQKVVPVALNVNENTHPVPADVAADIVARVAAAITTVNRYPDREFTELRESLSKYLGHGLNAENLWAANGSNEVIQQILQAFGGPGRSLLGFDPTYSMYPLLAAGTGTAWISGERDADYELTPRTAVAEIRRHDPDIVILCAPNNPTGTPLSIETIEAAYDAARGIVVVDEAYAEFMPDGHPSALTLLPGRPRLLVSRTMSKAFAFAGARVGYLAADPAAVDALRLVRLPYHLSALTQAAANAALAHSDEMLAMVGEIRDQRDRLVRELSRLGYRPYRSGSNFVLFGGVDDPRATFEALLAQGILIRVVGISGHLRVTAGTEAETTAFLDALAALGRPASAGSAVTAGAATLPVGSQS; from the coding sequence GTGACCTCCCTCTCTGATCTGCCGATCCGTGACGATCTGCGGGGTAAAACGCCCTACGGCGCTCCGCAGAAAGTTGTTCCCGTCGCATTGAACGTGAACGAGAACACGCATCCGGTGCCGGCCGATGTCGCGGCCGACATCGTCGCCCGCGTGGCGGCGGCGATCACGACCGTGAACCGCTACCCGGATCGCGAATTCACCGAGCTGCGCGAGAGTCTCTCGAAGTACCTCGGGCACGGATTGAACGCTGAGAACCTCTGGGCGGCCAACGGCTCGAACGAAGTGATCCAGCAGATTCTGCAGGCTTTCGGTGGCCCCGGTCGCAGCCTGCTCGGATTCGACCCCACATACTCGATGTACCCGCTGCTCGCGGCGGGAACCGGCACAGCCTGGATCTCGGGTGAGCGTGACGCCGACTACGAGCTGACTCCGCGGACGGCGGTGGCCGAGATCCGCCGGCACGACCCCGACATCGTCATCCTGTGCGCGCCCAACAACCCGACCGGGACGCCATTGTCGATCGAGACGATCGAAGCCGCGTACGACGCGGCACGCGGCATCGTTGTGGTCGACGAGGCCTACGCCGAATTCATGCCCGACGGTCACCCTTCGGCGCTGACACTCTTGCCGGGACGTCCCCGGCTGCTGGTGTCGCGCACCATGAGCAAGGCGTTCGCTTTCGCCGGCGCGCGCGTGGGCTATCTCGCTGCCGACCCGGCGGCGGTGGATGCACTCCGCCTGGTCCGCCTTCCCTACCACCTCTCCGCGCTCACCCAGGCGGCGGCGAACGCGGCGCTCGCCCACTCGGACGAGATGCTCGCCATGGTGGGCGAGATCCGTGACCAGCGCGACCGACTCGTGAGGGAGCTGAGTCGCCTCGGCTACCGTCCGTATCGCAGCGGAAGCAACTTCGTGCTCTTCGGCGGTGTCGACGACCCGCGGGCCACCTTCGAGGCGCTGCTCGCGCAGGGCATCCTCATCCGGGTGGTCGGCATCTCCGGGCACCTCCGGGTCACCGCAGGGACCGAGGCGGAGACGACGGCGTTCCTCGACGCCCTCGCCGCGCTCGGTCGGCCGGCCTCGGCGGGCTCGGCGGTGACCGCTGGCGCTGCGACGCTCCCGGTAGGCTCGCAGTCATGA
- a CDS encoding LysM peptidoglycan-binding domain-containing protein produces MSTATVTMSPSGFTVPEGATTRLHLTRRGRVVFTSLAAVPLVIGALVFALNGGGAAASGEQAHVQFHYVTVSSGQSLWSIAEKVAPSADPRDVIADIVSLNQLDTAVVSPGQRIAIPAQYEH; encoded by the coding sequence ATGAGCACAGCAACGGTAACCATGTCACCGTCGGGCTTCACCGTTCCCGAGGGCGCCACCACGCGCCTGCACCTCACGCGCCGTGGGCGCGTGGTCTTCACGTCGCTCGCCGCGGTGCCTCTCGTGATCGGCGCGCTCGTGTTCGCGCTCAACGGCGGGGGAGCCGCCGCCTCCGGAGAACAGGCGCACGTGCAGTTCCACTATGTGACGGTCTCCTCTGGGCAGTCGCTCTGGAGCATCGCGGAGAAGGTCGCGCCGAGTGCCGACCCGCGCGACGTGATCGCCGACATCGTCTCGCTGAACCAGCTCGACACCGCCGTCGTCTCACCGGGGCAGCGCATCGCTATCCCGGCGCAGTACGAGCACTGA
- the lexA gene encoding transcriptional repressor LexA, whose protein sequence is MRQAGHEGTTVSNDNQTARERGGTRRRKNLSEKQLAILEMISRSVSQRGYPPSMREIGDAVGLSSLSSVTHQLNQLELSGYLRRDPNRPRALEILIDVPSTSATPDYESQIPVGDAAMVPLVGRIAAGIPITAEQQVDEVFPLPRQLVGNGELFMLKVVGESMIDAAICDGDWVVIRSQNTAENGDIVAAMLDEEATVKVFRQRDGHTWLLPRNSNFEPILGDFAEVLGKVVAVLRAV, encoded by the coding sequence ATGCGCCAGGCGGGTCACGAAGGGACGACAGTGTCGAACGACAACCAGACAGCGCGGGAGCGCGGCGGCACGCGACGACGCAAGAACCTCAGCGAGAAGCAGCTCGCCATCCTCGAGATGATCAGTCGTTCCGTCAGCCAGCGCGGCTATCCGCCGAGCATGCGCGAGATCGGTGACGCCGTCGGCCTCTCCTCGCTTTCCAGCGTCACGCACCAGCTCAACCAGCTGGAGCTGAGCGGCTACCTGCGGCGCGACCCGAACCGTCCGCGCGCCCTCGAGATCCTCATCGACGTTCCGTCCACCTCGGCCACCCCCGACTACGAGAGCCAGATCCCGGTCGGCGACGCCGCGATGGTTCCGCTCGTCGGCCGTATCGCCGCCGGCATCCCGATCACCGCCGAGCAGCAGGTCGACGAGGTCTTCCCGCTGCCGCGGCAGCTCGTCGGCAACGGTGAGCTCTTCATGCTCAAGGTCGTGGGCGAGTCGATGATCGATGCGGCTATCTGCGACGGCGACTGGGTGGTCATCCGCTCGCAGAACACCGCCGAGAACGGCGACATCGTCGCGGCGATGCTCGACGAGGAGGCCACCGTCAAGGTGTTCCGTCAGCGCGACGGTCACACCTGGCTACTGCCGCGCAACTCGAACTTCGAGCCGATCCTCGGCGACTTCGCCGAGGTGCTCGGCAAGGTGGTCGCCGTTCTCCGCGCGGTCTGA
- a CDS encoding metallopeptidase family protein — protein sequence MVEISDGDFEAMVNDVYDGLPRDMVEPLENVAILLEDQPAGARPRLYGLYSGHPLTKRGYYGFGELPDRITLYKNNLAEHSATLDELRARVRVTLVHEIGHYFGLDDARLHELGWA from the coding sequence ATGGTCGAGATTTCGGATGGGGACTTCGAGGCGATGGTGAACGACGTCTACGACGGTCTGCCGCGCGACATGGTGGAGCCGTTGGAGAATGTGGCCATCCTGTTGGAAGATCAGCCGGCCGGCGCGCGACCGCGCCTGTACGGGCTCTACAGCGGGCATCCGCTGACCAAACGCGGCTACTACGGTTTCGGTGAACTGCCCGACCGCATCACGCTCTACAAGAACAACCTCGCCGAGCACAGCGCGACCCTCGATGAATTGCGGGCGCGGGTGCGGGTGACGCTGGTGCACGAGATCGGCCACTACTTCGGGCTGGACGACGCGCGCCTCCACGAACTCGGCTGGGCCTAG
- the metE gene encoding 5-methyltetrahydropteroyltriglutamate--homocysteine S-methyltransferase gives MTDTTPRTAFPTGTIIGYPRIGRRRELKKAVESFWAGTTTADELESTAAELRSATRERLAALGLGRDDASIPESFSYYDQMLDAAVTVGAVPSRFASRVDAAGVVDLAGYFTIARGEGENAPLEMTKWFDSNYHYLVPEIGPETTFRLASDRIVREFEEAKAAGFVTRPVIVGPVTFLALSKASDEAPEGFHPLSRLDDLLPVYAELLTRLAAAGAPWVQLDEPALVSESIDEERSALLSAVATAYAVLGAVASRPALFVAAPYGSLGDALPVLAATPIEALSLDLVRGSVPTGLDPATASALAGKTVVGGVIDGHNIWRGDLEAAFGRLTELLALSPEVAVSTSTSLLHVPHDVDDEPALADQLKGWLAFADQKVTQVATLARGLVDGHEAIQGELSDASAALADRAAAPGVRDAAVRARTAALTAQDFSRGDYTDRLAAQDAALGLPFLPTTTIGSFPQTSDIRRARAQLAKGLLSEAEYLARMQAEIKRVVDLQEEIGIDVIVHGEPERNDMVQYFAENLDGFAVTQNGWVQSYGSRCTRPSILWGDVSRPAPITVDWSSFTQSLTAKPVKGMLTGPVTILAWSFVRDDQPLGDTARQVALALRDEIADLEAAGIRIVQVDEPALRELLPLKKADHAEYLDWSVGSFRLSTAGVRDETQIHTHLCYSEFGVVIDAIRNLDADVTSIEAARSRMEVVHDIQTSGFEHGIGPGVYDIHSPRVPSVAEVTELLETALSAIPGRQLWVNPDCGLKTRGYDETVASLRNIIEATRAVRAKAGVTA, from the coding sequence ATGACCGACACGACACCCCGCACCGCCTTCCCGACGGGCACGATCATCGGCTACCCGCGCATCGGGCGTCGCCGGGAGCTCAAGAAGGCGGTCGAGAGCTTCTGGGCGGGAACGACGACGGCCGACGAGCTCGAGTCAACGGCCGCCGAGCTGCGCTCCGCCACCCGGGAACGCCTTGCGGCGCTCGGCTTGGGGCGTGACGACGCGTCGATCCCGGAGAGCTTCAGCTACTACGACCAGATGCTCGACGCCGCGGTGACGGTCGGGGCCGTCCCCTCCCGCTTCGCTTCACGGGTCGACGCCGCCGGCGTGGTGGACCTCGCGGGCTACTTCACGATCGCTCGCGGCGAGGGCGAGAACGCACCGCTGGAGATGACGAAGTGGTTCGACTCGAACTACCACTACCTCGTGCCGGAGATCGGACCGGAGACCACGTTCCGGCTCGCTTCGGACCGCATCGTGCGCGAGTTCGAGGAGGCCAAGGCGGCCGGATTCGTCACGCGACCGGTGATCGTCGGCCCCGTGACCTTCCTCGCACTCAGCAAGGCCAGCGATGAGGCGCCGGAGGGCTTCCACCCGCTCTCGCGCCTCGACGACCTGCTGCCGGTGTATGCCGAGCTACTGACCCGCCTCGCGGCGGCCGGCGCCCCCTGGGTGCAGCTCGACGAGCCGGCCCTCGTCAGCGAGAGCATCGACGAGGAACGCTCGGCGCTGCTCTCGGCGGTCGCCACGGCCTATGCCGTGCTCGGCGCGGTCGCGAGTCGGCCGGCACTGTTCGTCGCCGCACCGTACGGAAGCCTCGGCGATGCGCTTCCCGTGCTCGCGGCCACGCCGATCGAAGCGCTCTCGCTCGACCTCGTGCGCGGAAGCGTGCCGACCGGGCTCGACCCGGCGACTGCATCCGCCCTCGCCGGCAAGACCGTGGTCGGCGGAGTGATCGACGGTCACAACATCTGGCGAGGCGACCTGGAGGCCGCCTTCGGCCGGCTCACCGAGCTGTTGGCACTGAGCCCGGAGGTGGCGGTCTCCACATCGACGTCGCTGCTGCACGTTCCGCACGATGTGGACGATGAGCCCGCCCTCGCCGATCAGCTCAAGGGCTGGCTCGCATTCGCCGACCAGAAGGTCACGCAGGTGGCGACGCTCGCGCGCGGCCTCGTCGACGGACACGAGGCCATTCAGGGAGAGCTGAGCGACGCATCCGCGGCACTCGCCGATCGGGCCGCAGCGCCTGGAGTACGGGATGCGGCGGTGCGCGCCCGGACCGCCGCCCTCACCGCGCAGGACTTCTCGCGCGGCGACTACACCGACCGGCTGGCGGCGCAGGACGCGGCGCTCGGGCTGCCCTTCCTGCCCACCACCACCATCGGATCGTTCCCGCAGACGAGCGACATCCGCCGAGCCCGGGCACAGCTTGCGAAAGGGCTGCTGAGCGAAGCCGAGTACCTCGCACGGATGCAGGCGGAGATCAAACGCGTCGTCGACCTCCAGGAGGAGATCGGAATCGACGTCATCGTGCACGGCGAGCCCGAGCGCAACGATATGGTGCAGTACTTCGCCGAGAACCTCGACGGATTCGCGGTGACGCAGAACGGATGGGTGCAGTCGTATGGCAGCCGATGCACGCGTCCGTCGATCCTCTGGGGCGATGTGTCGCGGCCGGCGCCGATCACGGTTGACTGGTCGAGCTTCACGCAGAGCCTCACCGCGAAGCCGGTCAAGGGCATGCTGACCGGGCCGGTCACCATTCTCGCCTGGTCGTTCGTGCGCGACGACCAGCCGCTCGGCGACACGGCTCGCCAGGTGGCGCTCGCATTGCGCGACGAGATCGCCGACCTGGAGGCCGCGGGCATCCGAATCGTGCAGGTGGACGAGCCGGCGCTGCGCGAGCTGCTGCCGCTCAAGAAGGCCGACCACGCCGAATACCTGGACTGGTCGGTCGGCTCATTCCGGCTCTCCACCGCCGGCGTGCGCGACGAGACGCAGATCCACACGCACCTCTGCTATTCGGAGTTCGGCGTGGTGATCGACGCGATCCGCAATCTCGACGCCGACGTGACGAGCATCGAGGCGGCCCGTTCGCGGATGGAAGTCGTGCACGACATCCAGACCTCCGGATTCGAGCACGGCATCGGTCCGGGCGTTTACGACATCCACTCGCCGCGCGTGCCGAGCGTCGCCGAGGTGACGGAGCTGCTCGAGACGGCCTTGAGCGCCATCCCGGGCCGGCAGCTGTGGGTGAACCCGGACTGCGGGCTCAAGACCCGCGGGTACGACGAGACGGTCGCGTCGCTGCGCAACATCATCGAGGCGACCCGGGCGGTTCGGGCCAAAGCCGGCGTGACGGCCTGA